In the genome of Gemmatimonadota bacterium, one region contains:
- a CDS encoding sel1 repeat family protein yields MVRILLHIQINSVNAVSSTKGELKMTENKWKTDVCNPVYCSIGLLFILCLFSVPLAWGDYQNGREAYNRKDYATALEELRSLAEQGHAGAQYVIGYMYYKGQGAKKNGAEAVKWLRKAADQGNVKAQLRLGMMFRMGSSVSKNYAEAQTWLRKATEQGDGKAGYNLGLMYYRGEGVDKDEAEGLKWFRKAAEAGYVNAQLALGGMYLKGQSVAKDDAEAVKWFRMAAEQGHAMSQFALADMYSRGKVVAKNYTKAVKWLCKAAAGGNAHAQFALGRFYVTGVAELGVSKDIVEAHKWLSLSAAQDHEKAREKRDEIAQLMTPEQLAEAERRAHEWEWKQIEKVQSRQAGR; encoded by the coding sequence ATGGTACGCATCTTGCTTCATATTCAGATAAACTCAGTAAACGCTGTATCCTCAACCAAAGGAGAGTTGAAGATGACTGAGAATAAATGGAAAACCGATGTGTGCAACCCTGTGTATTGTTCAATCGGCTTGCTTTTCATTCTGTGTCTGTTCTCTGTCCCATTGGCATGGGGGGATTATCAGAATGGTAGGGAGGCATATAACCGAAAGGACTACGCAACAGCACTGGAGGAATTGCGATCTCTCGCCGAGCAAGGCCATGCTGGCGCGCAGTATGTCATCGGCTATATGTATTACAAAGGTCAAGGCGCGAAGAAAAATGGTGCGGAGGCTGTGAAATGGCTCCGCAAGGCTGCCGATCAAGGAAATGTCAAAGCGCAATTACGCCTTGGCATGATGTTTCGCATGGGGTCGAGCGTGTCGAAAAACTATGCGGAGGCGCAGACGTGGCTTCGCAAAGCGACCGAGCAAGGGGATGGCAAAGCAGGGTACAATCTTGGTTTGATGTATTACAGAGGCGAGGGGGTGGATAAAGATGAAGCAGAGGGGTTAAAGTGGTTTCGCAAGGCTGCCGAAGCAGGCTATGTCAATGCTCAACTCGCACTTGGTGGCATGTATTTGAAAGGCCAGAGCGTTGCCAAAGACGATGCAGAAGCCGTGAAATGGTTTCGCATGGCCGCTGAGCAAGGCCATGCCATGTCTCAGTTTGCTCTTGCCGACATGTATTCCAGAGGTAAGGTCGTTGCAAAAAACTATACAAAAGCCGTGAAGTGGCTTTGCAAGGCCGCCGCAGGTGGAAATGCTCATGCCCAATTCGCCCTGGGCAGATTCTATGTTACGGGTGTAGCTGAGCTCGGCGTGTCGAAAGATATCGTGGAGGCGCACAAATGGTTGAGCCTATCTGCGGCACAGGACCATGAGAAGGCACGCGAAAAACGCGATGAGATTGCCCAACTGATGACCCCTGAGCAACTTGCCGAAGCCGAGCGCCGGGCGCACGAATGGGAATGGAAGCAAATTGAGAAAGTGCA
- a CDS encoding sigma-54-dependent Fis family transcriptional regulator — MDKEKILVIDDEPDMLRGCQKFLEAAGYAVVVTESGETGIALFETENPDLVIVDLKMPRVDGMAVLQNIMARDQEAIVIVFTGYGTIESAVKAIRAGAFDFVRKPFDPDAFLIVIERALKLRRVRLENSALKQMLDTRFRFENIIGNSEAITQVFDLMRKISDIDANVLITGESGTGKELVAQCIHANSKRSHKPFVPLNCGGLPEPLIESEIFGHTKGAFTDAKQNRVGLIEHAKGGTFFLDEIGELPMPLQVKFLRVLEDHKIRRLGSNQEIEIDIRLISATNQNIEALIGEGRFREDLFYRLNTFEIHLPPLRERHGDIQLLAHHFLNDFAETSEKAVQGISTEAMDVLCEYTYPGNVRELMHVMERAVALSEEGREITPDMFPEPIGSSLGIETQTKGHLKARIAVFEKHIIQDVLKKHAGNITHAAKELGLTRDGLIKKMARLKMR, encoded by the coding sequence ATGGACAAAGAGAAAATCCTCGTAATAGATGACGAGCCGGATATGTTGCGCGGTTGTCAGAAGTTTCTGGAGGCAGCGGGGTACGCTGTTGTCGTGACAGAGTCAGGTGAGACAGGAATCGCGTTATTCGAGACTGAAAACCCCGATCTGGTCATAGTGGATTTGAAAATGCCCAGGGTAGATGGTATGGCTGTACTTCAAAACATTATGGCACGCGATCAAGAGGCTATTGTGATCGTCTTTACCGGATATGGAACCATTGAGAGTGCAGTGAAAGCGATCAGAGCAGGCGCATTCGACTTTGTTCGTAAACCATTTGATCCAGATGCATTTTTAATCGTAATAGAACGGGCATTGAAACTGCGGCGTGTGAGGTTGGAGAACAGTGCTCTCAAGCAAATGCTGGATACGCGATTCCGGTTTGAAAACATCATCGGGAACAGTGAAGCAATCACGCAGGTCTTTGATCTGATGCGGAAAATCAGTGACATAGATGCCAATGTCCTGATCACAGGGGAGAGCGGAACAGGAAAAGAACTGGTGGCGCAGTGTATTCACGCAAATAGCAAGCGCAGCCATAAGCCGTTTGTGCCCCTCAACTGCGGGGGCTTGCCAGAGCCTCTCATTGAAAGTGAGATATTTGGTCATACAAAGGGGGCATTCACAGATGCGAAACAGAACCGCGTCGGGTTAATCGAACACGCTAAGGGCGGGACATTTTTTCTCGATGAAATCGGAGAATTGCCCATGCCCCTTCAGGTGAAGTTCTTGCGCGTTCTGGAAGATCACAAAATTCGCAGGCTGGGAAGCAATCAGGAGATAGAAATCGACATTCGTCTCATCTCGGCGACCAATCAGAATATCGAGGCATTGATTGGAGAGGGCAGGTTTCGAGAAGATTTATTTTATCGACTTAACACCTTTGAGATTCACCTGCCACCTCTGAGGGAACGGCATGGAGATATTCAACTTCTTGCCCATCACTTTTTGAACGACTTTGCCGAGACCTCTGAAAAAGCGGTTCAAGGTATTTCAACTGAGGCGATGGATGTATTATGTGAATATACCTATCCGGGCAATGTCCGAGAATTGATGCATGTGATGGAGCGAGCCGTTGCCCTGTCAGAAGAAGGTCGTGAAATTACACCTGATATGTTCCCAGAGCCTATTGGGAGTAGCCTGGGAATAGAGACACAGACTAAAGGCCATTTAAAAGCGAGGATCGCAGTGTTTGAAAAACATATAATCCAGGATGTGCTCAAGAAACACGCAGGCAATATCACGCATGCGGCTAAAGAATTGGGGCTGACCCGCGATGGTCTAATAAAAAAGATGGCGCGCCTGAAGATGCGTTAG
- a CDS encoding PAS domain S-box protein: MPRNSRQNVAVLMRPESRGGTMNTQSEHRDQTLTALEEAASHYKAILETTVDAIITIDSQGIVQTFNSAAEKIFGYQAEEVIGNNVKMLMPAPYRSEHDSYIGRYLKTGVPKIIGIGRQVTGLRKDGTEFPMDLAVSEVPLKDKRLFAGIIRDMTERILLEEQLVQSTKLAAVGRLISGIAHEVNNPVSIIKLHITSVMQNIESQKLPEDLIETLKIIQRQNNKVGQIISGLQAFSRQGSFSPEWIDVNQTVHTALRLVENTLQNQDIVYQVELEDSLPKVFLDPIRIEQVLLNLFNNAIEAMPGGGILTISTTLETDQTDEDWVVVRIRDTGTGIEEEHLSHLFDPFFTTKEVGEGTGLGLSVSYGLIQEHGGRIEVSSQPGKGSEFQIYLPVTE, encoded by the coding sequence ATGCCCCGCAACTCAAGACAAAATGTAGCCGTCCTGATGAGACCAGAATCTCGAGGTGGTACGATGAACACTCAAAGCGAGCACAGAGACCAAACCCTCACAGCACTTGAAGAGGCGGCAAGCCATTACAAAGCGATCCTGGAAACCACCGTTGACGCGATTATCACGATTGACAGTCAGGGAATTGTACAAACATTCAATTCTGCTGCCGAGAAGATATTCGGCTATCAGGCTGAGGAAGTCATCGGAAACAATGTCAAGATGCTGATGCCCGCGCCTTACCGCAGTGAACACGATAGCTATATCGGTAGATATCTCAAAACCGGCGTACCCAAAATTATCGGAATAGGGCGTCAAGTGACTGGCCTGCGTAAAGATGGAACTGAATTTCCAATGGATCTGGCTGTCAGTGAGGTCCCCTTAAAAGACAAACGATTATTTGCTGGCATTATCCGCGACATGACAGAGCGCATACTGTTGGAGGAGCAATTGGTGCAATCAACCAAACTCGCAGCCGTGGGTAGATTGATTAGCGGGATTGCACATGAGGTGAACAACCCCGTGAGCATTATCAAACTCCATATCACCAGTGTGATGCAAAATATCGAAAGTCAAAAATTGCCAGAGGACCTGATCGAGACGCTGAAGATCATTCAACGCCAGAACAATAAGGTCGGGCAGATCATATCGGGGCTACAGGCTTTTTCCAGACAGGGATCTTTCAGCCCCGAATGGATCGATGTCAACCAGACCGTGCATACTGCCTTGAGACTGGTAGAAAATACGCTGCAAAATCAGGACATTGTGTATCAGGTCGAATTGGAAGACAGTTTGCCCAAAGTGTTTTTGGATCCCATACGCATTGAGCAGGTGTTGTTGAATCTGTTTAACAATGCGATTGAAGCGATGCCCGGTGGTGGTATTTTGACCATATCAACGACACTGGAGACAGACCAGACAGATGAAGATTGGGTGGTGGTCCGGATAAGAGATACAGGCACGGGCATTGAGGAAGAACATCTCAGCCATCTATTTGATCCTTTTTTTACAACCAAAGAAGTGGGTGAAGGAACCGGCCTGGGTCTTTCGGTCAGTTATGGTTTAATTCAAGAGCACGGAGGCCGAATTGAGGTGAGCAGTCAACCGGGCAAAGGCAGTGAGTTCCAGATTTATCTTCCCGTAACGGAGTAA